A genomic stretch from Terriglobales bacterium includes:
- a CDS encoding alginate lyase family protein — translation MMKRVIVVSLIFASALTDAQSAPRVFLVNPATLMSARTTLAPAVAARLRADAEKALQQPLMSVVDKSLTPPSGDKHDYMSMAPYWWPDPSKPDGLPYIRRDGETNPEIRKISDHDNFGRLVSATHTLALAYYLLGDERYAAHAAELLRAWFLTPATRMNPNLTYAQAIRGINDGRGIGLIETRGFPRIVDAVGMLAGSRSWTAADQRGMERWCAEFVKWLRESKNGKDEAAAKNNHGTWYDGQLVALALFTHQRAIARAVLNEVRSKRIAVQIEPDGRQPLELARTKSFGYSVFNLNALVQLARLGEGPGIDLWNARTADGRSLRAALDFLIPFTSGDEKWPYEQIADFHADDIVPALLAAAVRYNDPRYTQAAARIDADAPRSLEAVLARVPVRVARVRKAAK, via the coding sequence ATGATGAAACGAGTCATTGTCGTCAGCCTCATATTCGCTTCCGCCCTGACTGACGCGCAAAGCGCGCCCCGGGTCTTCCTGGTCAATCCCGCAACCCTGATGTCGGCCCGCACCACGCTGGCCCCCGCCGTCGCCGCCAGGCTCCGCGCCGACGCCGAAAAAGCGCTGCAACAGCCGCTCATGAGCGTTGTGGACAAGTCGCTCACCCCGCCCAGCGGCGACAAGCACGACTACATGTCCATGGCCCCCTACTGGTGGCCCGATCCATCCAAGCCCGACGGGCTCCCCTATATCCGCCGCGATGGGGAGACCAATCCCGAGATCCGAAAGATCTCCGACCACGACAACTTCGGCCGCCTCGTCTCAGCCACGCACACGCTCGCGCTCGCTTACTACCTGCTCGGCGACGAGCGCTACGCCGCGCACGCCGCCGAACTGCTCCGCGCGTGGTTTCTCACACCCGCCACGCGCATGAATCCCAACCTGACGTACGCGCAGGCCATCCGCGGCATCAACGACGGGCGTGGCATCGGCCTCATCGAAACGCGCGGCTTCCCTCGCATCGTCGACGCGGTCGGCATGCTCGCCGGCTCCAGGTCATGGACCGCTGCCGACCAGCGGGGAATGGAGCGCTGGTGCGCCGAGTTCGTGAAGTGGCTGCGTGAGAGCAAGAACGGCAAAGACGAAGCCGCCGCGAAGAACAATCACGGCACGTGGTACGACGGACAGCTCGTCGCGCTCGCGCTGTTCACGCATCAGCGCGCCATCGCGCGCGCCGTCCTCAACGAAGTTCGGTCGAAGCGCATCGCCGTCCAGATCGAGCCCGACGGCCGCCAGCCCCTGGAGCTGGCGCGGACAAAATCATTCGGCTATAGCGTCTTTAACCTCAATGCTCTCGTTCAACTGGCGCGTCTCGGCGAAGGGCCCGGCATCGATCTCTGGAACGCCCGCACCGCCGACGGACGCAGCCTGCGCGCCGCGCTCGACTTCCTGATACCGTTCACCAGCGGCGATGAGAAGTGGCCCTACGAACAGATCGCCGACTTCCATGCCGACGACATCGTGCCGGCACTTCTCGCCGCTGCCGTCCGCTACAACGATCCGAGATACACGCAGGCCGCCGCGCGCATCGACGCCGACGCGCCGCGCAGCCTCGAAGCGGTGCTGGCACGCGTGCCGGTCAGAGTTGCACGCGTAAGGAAAGCAGCGAAGTGA